Proteins found in one Lutimonas zeaxanthinifaciens genomic segment:
- the lpxD gene encoding UDP-3-O-(3-hydroxymyristoyl)glucosamine N-acyltransferase codes for MKFTAKQISEILNGEVYGNPNEEVSKLSKIEEGEKGSLTFLSNPKYNSWLYTTDASVVIVDQKFQPEKEVSSTMIRVEDPYMAFTKLLEFYNNIQLHKSGIEEPSFVHSTATCGKEIYLGAFSYISENAKIGDHVKIYPNVFIGDNVVIGEHTTIFSGAKIYSETEIGNNCTIHSGCIIGSDGFGFAPDKNGGYNKIPQIGNVIIEDFVDIGSGTTIDRATLGSTIIRFGVKLDNQIHVAHNVEIGAHTVIAAQTGIAGSTKIGSECKIGGQVGIVGHITIGNKVRIQAQSGIGKSIPDGEIVQGSPAMPYNDFNKSYVHFRNLPKLCSRLDELEKQIGDNHIKK; via the coding sequence TTGAAATTTACAGCCAAACAAATCTCAGAAATCCTGAACGGTGAAGTTTATGGAAACCCAAATGAAGAGGTATCAAAATTGTCCAAAATTGAAGAAGGTGAAAAAGGCTCTTTAACGTTTTTATCGAACCCCAAATACAATTCCTGGCTCTATACTACAGACGCTTCGGTTGTTATTGTAGATCAGAAATTCCAGCCTGAAAAGGAAGTTTCGAGTACAATGATCAGGGTAGAAGATCCTTACATGGCTTTTACCAAACTTCTCGAGTTTTACAACAATATACAATTGCATAAATCAGGAATCGAGGAACCTTCATTTGTTCATTCAACAGCGACCTGTGGAAAAGAAATCTATTTAGGAGCCTTCAGCTATATAAGTGAAAATGCCAAAATAGGTGATCATGTAAAAATTTATCCTAATGTGTTTATAGGGGATAATGTTGTGATTGGAGAACATACAACTATTTTTTCGGGCGCCAAAATATATTCTGAAACTGAAATTGGAAATAATTGCACGATCCATTCAGGTTGTATTATCGGTAGTGATGGGTTTGGTTTTGCTCCGGATAAAAACGGAGGGTACAATAAAATCCCACAGATCGGAAATGTAATCATAGAAGATTTTGTAGACATTGGATCGGGTACTACCATAGACAGGGCAACCCTTGGTTCGACCATTATAAGATTCGGTGTTAAACTCGATAATCAGATTCATGTGGCGCATAATGTGGAAATTGGTGCTCATACTGTTATAGCCGCTCAGACCGGTATAGCGGGTTCAACGAAAATAGGAAGCGAATGCAAAATTGGTGGGCAGGTTGGTATTGTTGGGCACATAACTATTGGGAATAAAGTTAGAATACAGGCTCAGTCCGGGATTGGTAAGTCGATACCTGACGGAGAAATCGTACAGGGTAGCCCGGCGATGCCTTATAACGACTTTAATAAATCATACGTACATTTTAGAAACTTACCCAAATTATGTTCAAGACTGGATGAACTTGAAAAACAAATTGGTGATAATCATATTAAAAAATGA
- a CDS encoding HD domain-containing protein produces the protein MKKIKIFNDPIYGFITVRSPLVFKLIEHPYFQRLRRISQMGLSYLVYPGAHHTRFHHVLGCTYLMQMAVETLRSKQIEISEEEEEALIVAILMHDIGHGPFSHALEHSFLYKIRHEEVSLRFMEALNAEFNGELELAIDIFKGKYHRTFMNQLVSSQLDMDRLDYLKRDSFYSGVAEGNINVERLITMLHVKNDRLVLEYKGIYSAEKFIMARRFMYWQVYLHKTGIVAEKVLVKILERARALTLEGTDLTCSETLKAFLKEDIDRDKFDLGKLDMFSRLDDYDVMSALKLWSNHDDSILSYLCNSVVNRKLPKIEMSNEAFAAEYIEDIKTRAMDKLNVKKEDMEYLVYDGSVENKAYNSEKEAITILYKNGELKDIVEASDSESISALSMTVRKYYLCYPKNLV, from the coding sequence TTGAAAAAAATAAAAATTTTTAATGACCCGATCTACGGTTTTATCACTGTTAGAAGCCCTTTGGTTTTTAAGCTAATAGAACATCCTTATTTTCAGAGGTTGAGAAGGATTTCTCAGATGGGATTATCTTATTTGGTTTACCCCGGGGCACATCATACCCGCTTTCATCATGTGCTGGGTTGTACTTATCTGATGCAGATGGCGGTTGAAACGCTGAGAAGTAAACAAATCGAGATCAGTGAAGAAGAGGAAGAGGCATTAATCGTTGCAATTCTTATGCATGATATCGGACACGGCCCGTTTTCTCATGCTCTTGAACACAGTTTTCTTTATAAAATCAGGCACGAAGAAGTATCCCTGCGTTTTATGGAAGCTTTGAATGCAGAATTTAATGGGGAGTTGGAGCTTGCCATTGATATTTTTAAAGGTAAATATCACAGGACATTTATGAATCAGTTGGTTTCAAGCCAGTTGGATATGGACAGGCTTGATTATCTTAAAAGAGACAGCTTCTATAGCGGAGTAGCTGAGGGTAATATAAATGTTGAGCGTCTTATTACAATGCTGCATGTTAAAAATGACAGGCTTGTTTTGGAGTACAAAGGAATCTATTCGGCGGAGAAGTTTATTATGGCACGACGTTTTATGTACTGGCAGGTATATCTTCATAAAACAGGCATTGTGGCTGAAAAAGTGTTGGTAAAGATTTTGGAAAGAGCAAGAGCTTTGACTTTAGAGGGTACTGACCTGACCTGTAGCGAAACTTTGAAGGCTTTTTTAAAAGAAGATATAGACCGGGATAAGTTTGATCTTGGTAAGCTGGATATGTTTAGCCGTTTGGATGATTATGATGTCATGTCGGCCTTAAAACTTTGGTCAAATCACGACGATTCGATTCTATCTTACCTGTGTAATTCAGTGGTGAACAGAAAATTGCCAAAAATCGAAATGAGTAATGAGGCATTTGCCGCGGAGTATATTGAAGATATTAAAACCCGGGCAATGGATAAACTCAACGTCAAAAAGGAGGATATGGAATATCTTGTATATGACGGAAGTGTTGAAAACAAAGCCTATAATTCAGAAAAAGAGGCGATCACAATACTGTATAAAAATGGTGAACTCAAGGATATCGTTGAGGCTTCAGACAGTGAAAGTATCAGTGCGTTATCTATGACGGTAAGAAAGTATTATTTGTGCTACCCAAAGAATTTAGTATAA
- a CDS encoding bifunctional response regulator/alkaline phosphatase family protein, with protein MSSGKILWVDDEIQLLKPHMLFLEKKNYEVTPCTNGADAVESVSEEQFDIVFLDENMPGLSGLETLSQIKEKLPNLPVIMITKSEEEYIMEEAIGSKIADYLIKPVNPNQILLSLKKNLDTSRLVSEKTTSNYQQEFRKISLNLAMVNTYQDWIELYKKLVHWEIQLESIADPGMTEILESQKEEANSQFYKFIKNNYRDWFHGEDRPVLSHTLFKEVIVPQLESDPGTLLVVIDNLRYDQLRVLEPIINEFYKSVEEKSFFSILPSATQYARNAIFSGMMPLDMEKKYPQYWKNDTDEGGKNLYENEFLTEQIKRLGLNLSHEYYKITSLSQGRELASNLAKIKNNDLTVVVYNFVDMLSHSRTEMDMIKELASDDKAYRSLTLSWFKNSPLLEIIQNAQKMGLKLIITTDHGTINSVRPSKVVGDKNISSNLRYKTGKSLSYNEKEVYEVKDPKDIFLPALHISSSFIFAKEDYFFAYPNNYNHYVKYYKNTYQHGGISLEEMIIPCMTFEPK; from the coding sequence ATGAGTTCAGGAAAAATACTTTGGGTTGACGATGAGATCCAACTTCTAAAACCCCATATGTTATTTTTGGAGAAAAAGAATTATGAAGTAACTCCTTGTACCAATGGTGCTGATGCAGTTGAAAGCGTTAGCGAGGAACAATTTGATATTGTTTTCCTGGATGAAAACATGCCTGGACTATCGGGCCTGGAAACCTTATCGCAAATCAAGGAAAAACTTCCTAATCTTCCGGTGATCATGATCACCAAAAGTGAGGAAGAATATATTATGGAAGAGGCTATCGGGTCAAAAATTGCTGATTATCTTATCAAACCCGTGAATCCCAATCAAATTCTTTTGAGTTTGAAAAAAAACCTGGACACCTCGAGATTGGTATCTGAAAAGACGACCTCAAATTACCAGCAGGAATTTAGAAAAATATCACTGAATCTTGCCATGGTCAATACCTATCAGGACTGGATCGAATTGTATAAAAAACTGGTCCACTGGGAAATTCAGCTGGAATCCATAGCAGATCCCGGAATGACAGAAATTCTTGAAAGCCAGAAAGAGGAGGCCAACTCTCAGTTTTACAAGTTTATAAAAAACAATTACAGAGACTGGTTTCACGGAGAAGACCGCCCGGTGCTTTCCCATACCTTGTTCAAAGAAGTCATTGTGCCTCAACTTGAAAGTGACCCTGGCACCTTGCTTGTGGTTATAGATAATCTTCGTTACGATCAGCTTCGCGTACTGGAACCTATTATTAATGAGTTTTATAAGTCCGTAGAGGAAAAATCTTTCTTTAGCATCTTACCATCAGCAACACAATATGCACGTAACGCTATTTTTTCGGGCATGATGCCACTGGATATGGAAAAGAAATATCCACAATACTGGAAGAACGACACGGATGAAGGTGGAAAGAATCTGTATGAAAACGAGTTCCTTACCGAGCAGATTAAGCGACTTGGACTAAATCTTAGTCATGAATATTATAAAATCACCTCCTTAAGCCAAGGGCGCGAACTCGCTTCAAATCTGGCAAAAATTAAAAACAACGACCTCACTGTGGTTGTTTACAATTTTGTGGATATGCTTTCCCACTCCAGGACCGAGATGGATATGATTAAAGAACTGGCTAGTGATGATAAGGCTTACAGGTCACTGACATTAAGCTGGTTTAAGAATTCACCTCTTCTTGAGATCATTCAAAATGCGCAAAAAATGGGATTGAAATTGATCATTACCACTGATCATGGGACGATCAATTCTGTTCGGCCTTCAAAAGTAGTGGGAGATAAAAATATTAGCTCAAACCTTCGATATAAAACCGGTAAAAGCCTGAGCTACAATGAAAAGGAAGTTTATGAGGTTAAAGACCCCAAAGACATATTTCTTCCTGCGCTTCATATCAGCAGCTCCTTTATATTTGCGAAAGAAGATTATTTCTTTGCTTATCCAAACAATTACAACCACTACGTCAAATATTACAAGAATACTTATCAGCACGGAGGAATTTCTTTGGAAGAAATGATAATCCCCTGCATGACCTTTGAACCAAAATAA
- the serC gene encoding 3-phosphoserine/phosphohydroxythreonine transaminase, whose product MKKHNFSAGPCILPQEVLKKASEAVLNFNNLDLSLIEISHRSADFVDVMETARSLVLELLDLKDKGYSALFLQGGASLEFLMAPYNLLPEDGKAAYIDTGTWSAKSIKEAKLLGEVDVIASSKESNYNYIPKNIEIPGDATYVHCTSNNTIFGTQFKTFPKTDKLLVCDMSSDIFSRELDFSQFDLIYAGAQKNMGPAGTTLVVVKNDILGKTGRKIPSMLDYQVHISKDSMFNTPAVFPVYVSMLTLQWLKDLGGIKGIEKINEEKAALLYGEIDSNPLFQGVANKEDRSMMNVTFTLTDESKKEAFDKKWKAAGISGINGHRSVGGYRASIYNAMPLESVQALVDVMKSL is encoded by the coding sequence ATGAAAAAACATAATTTTAGTGCGGGACCATGTATCCTTCCCCAGGAGGTCCTCAAAAAGGCTTCAGAGGCAGTTTTGAACTTCAACAACCTTGACCTTTCATTGATAGAAATTTCTCACAGAAGTGCTGATTTTGTTGATGTCATGGAAACCGCCAGAAGTCTTGTGCTTGAGCTACTCGATCTAAAAGATAAAGGTTATTCGGCGCTGTTTCTTCAAGGTGGAGCCAGTCTTGAGTTTTTGATGGCTCCCTACAACCTGTTACCAGAAGATGGAAAAGCTGCCTATATAGATACCGGAACCTGGAGTGCAAAATCAATTAAAGAAGCAAAGTTATTGGGCGAAGTTGATGTCATTGCTTCTTCCAAGGAAAGCAATTACAATTACATTCCAAAAAACATTGAAATCCCTGGCGATGCCACATATGTTCACTGCACCAGTAATAACACGATTTTTGGAACCCAATTCAAAACTTTTCCTAAAACAGATAAGCTCCTTGTTTGTGATATGAGTTCTGATATTTTTTCACGAGAACTGGACTTCAGTCAGTTTGACTTGATCTATGCCGGGGCTCAGAAAAACATGGGGCCAGCGGGAACAACCCTTGTCGTTGTGAAAAATGACATTCTTGGTAAAACAGGTCGTAAGATCCCATCAATGTTAGATTACCAGGTACACATTTCTAAGGACAGTATGTTTAACACTCCTGCAGTTTTTCCTGTATATGTATCAATGTTAACCCTTCAGTGGCTTAAAGATCTTGGAGGCATCAAAGGGATAGAAAAAATCAATGAGGAAAAAGCAGCACTTCTTTACGGAGAAATAGATTCAAACCCTCTTTTTCAAGGCGTAGCCAATAAAGAAGACCGCTCCATGATGAATGTTACATTCACCTTAACAGATGAAAGCAAAAAGGAAGCGTTTGATAAAAAGTGGAAAGCTGCCGGAATAAGCGGAATTAATGGCCACAGATCTGTAGGTGGTTACAGAGCAAGTATCTATAATGCAATGCCACTTGAAAGTGTACAGGCCTTGGTAGATGTAATGAAGTCACTCTAA
- a CDS encoding D-2-hydroxyacid dehydrogenase, protein MKVLANDGIATSGIIALENAGFEVILKTVAQEQLADFINDNQVDVLLVRSATKVRESLIDSCPSIKIIGRGGVGMDNIDVDYARNKGIQVINTPAASSHSVAELVFAHLFGMVRFLHDSNQNMPLEGDSKFKELKKAYAKGVELKGKTLGILGFGRIGQATAKIGLGVGMKVVAYDPYIDAANIQLDFFDGQHVNFTIDTIEKEAVLEQADFISLHVPAQDEYVIGEKEFKIMKDGAGIVNAARGGVIDEKALIEAIEDGKISNAALDVFENEPTPEIKLLMNRSISLTPHIGAATKEAQDRIGEELASQIIDILK, encoded by the coding sequence ATGAAGGTATTAGCAAATGACGGAATAGCAACTTCAGGCATCATTGCTTTGGAAAATGCAGGATTCGAAGTGATCTTAAAGACCGTTGCCCAGGAGCAACTGGCTGATTTTATAAATGACAATCAGGTAGATGTGCTGTTGGTCCGAAGTGCGACCAAAGTGCGTGAAAGCTTAATTGACAGTTGTCCATCGATCAAGATAATCGGTCGTGGAGGTGTTGGAATGGACAATATTGACGTGGATTATGCAAGAAACAAAGGGATTCAGGTGATCAATACCCCGGCTGCATCCTCTCATTCTGTGGCGGAACTTGTTTTTGCTCATTTATTCGGAATGGTCCGCTTTTTACATGATTCAAATCAAAATATGCCTCTTGAAGGCGACTCGAAATTTAAAGAATTAAAAAAGGCTTATGCAAAAGGTGTTGAGTTGAAAGGTAAAACCCTGGGAATTCTTGGATTTGGACGAATCGGACAGGCTACCGCAAAAATTGGATTAGGAGTAGGTATGAAAGTGGTTGCCTACGACCCATATATTGATGCGGCAAATATTCAACTTGATTTCTTTGACGGACAGCATGTTAACTTTACAATTGACACTATAGAGAAAGAAGCCGTTTTGGAACAGGCTGATTTTATTTCGCTCCATGTTCCGGCTCAGGACGAATATGTCATTGGAGAAAAAGAATTTAAGATCATGAAAGACGGTGCGGGTATTGTCAATGCAGCCAGAGGTGGTGTTATTGATGAGAAAGCGCTGATCGAGGCCATAGAAGATGGAAAAATTTCAAATGCAGCATTGGATGTGTTTGAAAATGAACCAACACCTGAGATCAAATTATTGATGAACAGAAGCATTTCTTTGACTCCTCATATCGGGGCTGCAACAAAAGAAGCTCAGGACAGGATTGGAGAAGAACTGGCCAGCCAGATCATTGATATACTGAAATAA
- a CDS encoding DUF1015 domain-containing protein: MANVRPFQATRPTRDKVALVTTRSYDIYKKKELNDILRLNPFSFLHILRPGFKFHKTVHGFKRFKMVHNRYCEFKENGIFQKDRKPCFYLHQKSHDGEVFWGIIGLASLVDYQKSVIKKHENTLSEREALFGNYLEVTGFNAEPVLITYPDDEFLGSLIKKYGKERAEYEFTTNKNRTHLMWLIEEDDEIDKIVKAFEKMPSLYIADGHHRTASSNYLYQKNLTNQAADAKELSKYFMAYFIPESNMRITSFYRFVKTLNGLPKKEFLMALDENFRIQKLGKRHYRPSRKHHFSMYLDGDFYKLYLRKSSFKPENELDKLDSQILFTKILDPILGIKDPSNDQNIHYLPEKGNELQLQQLVDSQEFAVGFGIFPVSVEQLKSVAENNLTMPPKSSYIEPKLRSGLTIYELK; the protein is encoded by the coding sequence ATGGCCAACGTCAGACCCTTCCAAGCCACAAGACCAACACGAGACAAGGTCGCCCTGGTAACAACCCGATCTTATGATATATACAAAAAGAAAGAATTGAATGATATCCTGAGGTTGAATCCATTTTCATTTCTTCATATACTCAGGCCCGGATTTAAATTTCACAAAACTGTACATGGATTTAAGAGATTTAAAATGGTACATAACAGGTATTGTGAATTTAAAGAAAATGGTATTTTTCAAAAGGACCGGAAACCTTGCTTTTACCTGCATCAGAAATCGCATGACGGGGAGGTTTTTTGGGGTATCATCGGACTCGCATCATTAGTGGATTATCAAAAGTCCGTTATTAAAAAGCATGAGAATACCTTAAGCGAAAGAGAGGCTTTATTCGGGAATTATCTTGAAGTTACAGGGTTTAATGCTGAACCTGTGCTCATCACCTATCCGGACGATGAGTTCTTAGGGTCATTAATAAAAAAATACGGTAAGGAGAGAGCTGAATACGAATTTACCACGAATAAGAATCGTACCCATCTGATGTGGCTCATTGAAGAAGATGATGAAATTGATAAGATTGTAAAAGCTTTCGAAAAAATGCCTTCACTTTATATAGCGGACGGTCATCACAGAACGGCTTCATCAAATTATTTATATCAGAAAAATTTAACGAATCAAGCCGCAGACGCGAAAGAGCTCAGCAAGTATTTTATGGCTTACTTTATTCCGGAATCGAATATGAGAATTACTTCTTTTTACCGATTTGTAAAAACACTTAATGGCCTTCCCAAAAAAGAGTTCTTAATGGCACTGGATGAAAACTTCAGAATACAGAAATTGGGCAAACGACATTACCGCCCTTCAAGAAAACATCACTTTTCCATGTACCTTGATGGTGATTTTTATAAGTTATACCTTAGGAAAAGCAGCTTCAAACCCGAAAATGAATTGGATAAGCTTGATTCTCAAATTTTATTTACAAAAATTCTTGATCCTATACTTGGCATCAAGGACCCCTCCAATGACCAAAATATTCATTACCTACCCGAAAAAGGAAATGAACTTCAGTTGCAGCAACTAGTCGATTCCCAGGAGTTTGCTGTTGGCTTCGGTATTTTTCCGGTATCTGTTGAACAGTTAAAATCTGTGGCTGAGAACAACCTGACCATGCCTCCTAAAAGTAGCTATATCGAACCAAAACTAAGAAGTGGATTAACAATTTACGAATTGAAGTAA
- a CDS encoding YggS family pyridoxal phosphate-dependent enzyme, with product MFVKENLKNFKETLPDHVILVAVSKTKPISDIQDAYEAGHRIFGENKIQEMVNKYEALPKDIEWHMIGHLQRNKVKYMAHFVSLIHGVDSLKTLKEIDKQAKKHDRVINCLLQAKIAKEETKFGLSFEDVENILKSDELSDLTHVKVKGLMGMASFSSDQQIVSGEFKNLKSLFDQLNKDGHQLQILSMGMSGDYKLAIAQGSNMIRVGSAIFGPRNYIAS from the coding sequence ATGTTTGTAAAAGAGAACTTAAAAAACTTTAAAGAAACCTTACCGGATCATGTAATTCTTGTTGCGGTATCTAAAACCAAACCTATTTCAGATATCCAGGACGCCTATGAGGCAGGACATCGAATTTTTGGTGAAAACAAAATTCAGGAAATGGTGAACAAGTACGAGGCCTTACCCAAAGATATCGAATGGCATATGATTGGTCACCTGCAGCGGAACAAAGTAAAATACATGGCTCATTTTGTCAGTCTGATTCACGGTGTTGACAGTCTGAAAACCTTAAAGGAAATTGATAAACAGGCCAAAAAGCACGATCGGGTAATCAATTGTTTACTACAAGCCAAAATTGCTAAAGAAGAAACCAAATTCGGGCTTTCATTTGAAGACGTCGAAAACATTTTAAAGAGTGATGAGCTTTCAGATTTAACACATGTGAAAGTGAAAGGCCTGATGGGAATGGCAAGTTTTTCATCAGATCAACAGATTGTTTCAGGCGAATTTAAAAATTTGAAAAGTTTATTTGACCAACTAAATAAAGACGGTCACCAGTTACAGATTTTATCAATGGGAATGAGCGGTGATTACAAACTGGCCATAGCACAAGGGAGCAACATGATCAGAGTAGGAAGCGCTATTTTTGGGCCAAGAAACTATATTGCATCTTAG
- the holA gene encoding DNA polymerase III subunit delta: MNRLKQIAEEIRSKNTKPIYFLMGEEAYYIDKISDFIENNVLTEEEKGFNQMVLYGRDVTIEDIIANAKRFPMMSEKQVVIVKEAQDLSRTIEKLADYAENPQPSTVLVICYKYKTIDKRKRLGKIVAQKGCLFESKKLYENQVSDWIASILKQKGHRIEPKAAHMLVEFLGTDLSKIDNELEKLSLVIGEKTLITPLHIEQNIGISKDFNNFELRKAIGDKEIVKANQIVQYFSQNPKSNPLVMTISLLNSFFTQLLLYHGLKDKGKINVAKSLRINPFFVPEYQRAARNYPMRKVAQVIARLREADLKSKGVGAAALPPGDILKELLFKIMH, encoded by the coding sequence ATGAACAGACTGAAACAGATTGCAGAAGAAATAAGGTCAAAAAACACCAAGCCTATTTATTTTTTAATGGGGGAAGAGGCCTATTATATTGATAAGATCTCCGATTTTATTGAAAACAATGTTCTTACAGAAGAGGAAAAGGGGTTTAATCAGATGGTTCTTTATGGAAGGGATGTGACCATTGAGGATATTATTGCCAACGCGAAACGATTCCCAATGATGTCTGAGAAGCAGGTGGTCATTGTTAAGGAGGCTCAGGATCTGTCCAGGACTATCGAGAAACTGGCTGATTATGCTGAGAACCCTCAACCGTCTACTGTTTTAGTGATTTGCTACAAATATAAGACAATAGATAAGCGTAAAAGACTGGGCAAAATTGTGGCACAGAAAGGATGTCTGTTTGAAAGTAAGAAATTGTATGAAAATCAGGTTAGTGACTGGATAGCTTCAATTCTTAAGCAAAAAGGGCATAGAATAGAACCGAAAGCCGCTCATATGCTTGTGGAGTTTTTGGGAACTGACCTTTCTAAAATTGATAATGAACTTGAAAAACTATCCCTGGTTATAGGAGAAAAGACACTGATCACTCCTTTGCACATCGAACAAAACATAGGCATTAGCAAGGATTTTAACAATTTCGAGTTGAGAAAAGCCATTGGGGATAAAGAAATTGTCAAAGCCAATCAAATTGTTCAATATTTTTCTCAGAATCCCAAGAGTAACCCTCTTGTTATGACCATTTCCTTATTGAATAGTTTTTTTACACAATTGTTGCTTTATCATGGCTTAAAGGATAAAGGAAAAATAAATGTGGCCAAAAGCCTTAGAATTAACCCGTTTTTTGTTCCTGAATATCAGCGGGCTGCAAGGAATTATCCGATGCGTAAAGTTGCTCAGGTTATTGCCCGATTAAGAGAGGCGGATCTTAAAAGTAAAGGAGTCGGTGCAGCAGCTCTTCCTCCGGGAGATATTTTAAAGGAGTTGTTGTTTAAGATCATGCACTAG
- a CDS encoding type I restriction enzyme HsdR N-terminal domain-containing protein, with protein MVNLNLPKYSFRIKSKENKLYIFDKVRKKDLVLTEEEWVRQHFLTYLNEDKKYPLSRMGIEKKCVVNNLTKRTDIVVFDNTGSPHIIVECKAPQVQITQEVFDQIARYNMTLNAKYLIVTNGLQHFYCQMDHKAKEYRFLKEIPDYV; from the coding sequence ATGGTAAATCTCAATCTTCCCAAATATTCCTTTCGCATCAAAAGTAAAGAAAATAAGCTTTATATTTTTGATAAGGTCAGAAAAAAAGACCTTGTTCTGACTGAGGAAGAATGGGTAAGACAACATTTTTTAACCTACTTGAATGAGGACAAAAAATACCCCTTATCACGAATGGGTATCGAAAAGAAATGCGTTGTAAACAACTTAACCAAACGAACCGATATTGTGGTTTTTGACAACACGGGCTCACCTCATATTATTGTAGAATGCAAAGCGCCTCAGGTTCAGATCACACAAGAAGTCTTTGACCAGATTGCACGGTATAATATGACCCTGAACGCCAAATATCTCATAGTGACCAACGGACTTCAGCATTTTTACTGTCAAATGGATCATAAGGCCAAAGAATACAGATTCTTAAAAGAAATTCCGGATTATGTTTAA
- a CDS encoding glycosyltransferase family 2 protein, producing MKIAIVILNWNGRKLLEKFLPPMVEFSLDDAEVYVADNNSDDDSITFLEANYPDVKIIQNSINGGFAKGYNDALKEIDADIYALVNSDIEVTENWLKPVKSTFESFPETAIIQPKILDYKDKAKFEYAGAGGGYVDFMGYPFCRGRIFMELESDHGQFNDVADIFWASGACFFIKSEIYHQLGGFDEQYFAHQEEIDLCWRVQNEGYKVKYVGESAVYHVGGATLRESNPRKTFLNFRNSLFTITKNVPKRYVILVIILRLILDGVAGLKFVLELRPVHTWAIIRAHLSFYWYSRRMLAKRRALSFKQTSYFYCFSIVWQHFILRKDRFHSLNK from the coding sequence TTGAAAATAGCAATTGTCATTTTAAACTGGAACGGAAGGAAACTGCTTGAAAAGTTTCTCCCGCCAATGGTTGAATTCAGTCTTGATGATGCCGAAGTTTATGTGGCTGACAATAACTCAGATGACGATTCTATAACTTTTTTAGAGGCAAATTATCCGGATGTAAAAATAATTCAGAATAGTATCAATGGTGGTTTTGCCAAAGGCTATAACGACGCATTGAAGGAGATTGACGCTGATATTTATGCACTTGTCAACTCTGACATTGAAGTCACAGAGAATTGGTTGAAACCAGTCAAAAGTACCTTTGAAAGTTTTCCGGAAACGGCAATTATTCAACCTAAAATTCTCGATTATAAAGACAAAGCCAAATTTGAATATGCGGGTGCAGGAGGTGGTTATGTGGATTTTATGGGATATCCTTTTTGCCGGGGACGAATATTTATGGAACTGGAATCTGATCATGGCCAGTTTAATGATGTTGCCGACATTTTTTGGGCTTCAGGAGCATGTTTCTTTATAAAATCTGAAATTTATCATCAACTAGGTGGATTTGACGAACAATATTTTGCACATCAGGAAGAAATAGATTTGTGTTGGAGGGTACAAAATGAAGGATATAAAGTAAAATATGTCGGTGAATCAGCAGTCTACCATGTTGGAGGAGCTACGCTGAGGGAATCCAACCCAAGAAAAACCTTTCTTAACTTCAGGAACAGCCTGTTTACGATTACCAAAAACGTACCTAAGCGATATGTAATTCTGGTCATTATTCTCAGGCTCATTTTGGACGGAGTGGCTGGCCTTAAATTTGTTCTTGAACTGAGACCGGTTCACACCTGGGCCATTATCAGAGCTCATCTTAGTTTTTACTGGTATTCGAGAAGGATGCTGGCTAAAAGAAGGGCCCTCTCCTTTAAACAAACCTCCTATTTTTATTGCTTCAGCATTGTATGGCAACATTTTATACTAAGGAAAGATCGATTTCATTCCTTAAATAAATAA